Proteins found in one archaeon genomic segment:
- a CDS encoding isocitrate lyase/phosphoenolpyruvate mutase family protein yields MAGQSEKAEAFRALHKGKILVLPNGWDVPSARVFEDAGFPAVATSSAGLMVSLGFQDGEEIGIDILAKAVGKIANALSVPLSADVVGGFGRTPEEASASVLKIVEAGAVGVNVEDFVTARRSFSRSNSRWRS; encoded by the coding sequence TTGGCAGGTCAGTCGGAGAAAGCGGAAGCCTTCAGGGCCCTTCACAAAGGGAAGATACTGGTCCTCCCCAACGGCTGGGACGTCCCAAGCGCGAGGGTCTTCGAAGACGCCGGGTTCCCGGCGGTCGCTACGTCAAGCGCAGGCCTGATGGTGTCTCTGGGCTTCCAGGACGGGGAGGAGATTGGGATTGACATCCTCGCAAAGGCAGTCGGGAAGATCGCGAACGCGCTCTCTGTCCCGCTGAGCGCCGATGTGGTCGGGGGATTCGGGCGGACGCCCGAGGAGGCGTCGGCTTCGGTACTGAAGATAGTCGAGGCGGGGGCCGTCGGTGTCAACGTGGAGGACTTTGTCACAGCACGAAGGAGCTTCTCCCGGTCGAACAGCAGGTGGAGAAGCTGA
- a CDS encoding isocitrate lyase/phosphoenolpyruvate mutase family protein — MEKLKALVELRKRCGVPFVINARTDAFRFCPGDTEAKLAEAVRRSNVYKALGVDCVYPMGLVESAHIGKFVEEVQFPMNVMVRKGLPPVAELQKLGVARMSFGPAASYATFGFLKRAAKEVMEKGTFESLVEGAINFDELNALAVPRK, encoded by the coding sequence GTGGAGAAGCTGAAGGCTCTGGTCGAGCTCAGGAAGAGGTGCGGAGTCCCGTTCGTAATCAACGCGAGGACGGACGCCTTCAGATTCTGCCCGGGCGACACAGAGGCGAAGTTGGCTGAGGCTGTTAGGAGGTCGAATGTGTACAAGGCCCTGGGCGTCGACTGCGTCTACCCGATGGGGCTCGTGGAGTCGGCCCACATAGGCAAGTTCGTAGAAGAGGTCCAGTTCCCGATGAACGTGATGGTCAGGAAGGGCCTGCCCCCTGTCGCAGAGCTCCAAAAGCTGGGGGTGGCGCGGATGAGCTTCGGGCCCGCGGCGTCTTATGCGACCTTCGGGTTTCTGAAAAGGGCCGCCAAGGAGGTGATGGAGAAAGGTACCTTCGAGTCTCTGGTCGAGGGTGCAATCAACTTCGACGAGCTGAACGCGCTTGCGGTACCGAGGAAATAG
- a CDS encoding DUF21 domain-containing protein, producing the protein MVPIVVYAALAVAVVVAFWSSLIEATYLTLRPLSLSSSIGGGSSRASMALEIVSEKTRLVSVTTFIDTISNVVLASTIGLILSDFFGPLGWVISVVAGSFVIMTLLYLLPKAIGIENALRMSLFLAPSSKMLMDAFAPLAVPMTNFARNLSERIVGKPGYREVDLAAEFEDVVTMLEKAGHIEPDAGRLLRTALASSKSSAQEAATPIGQIISIGSDSTILEALKQMGEANHPRMPVYDTRKRVYVGAVTFRTLAKALSRGLLDSEIHDYMIQPARVLAEDPLPTVMEKMQDSAATLAFVYEGENMVGMITLSDIIEQVLGVKV; encoded by the coding sequence TTGGTACCAATAGTAGTCTACGCCGCCCTGGCGGTCGCGGTCGTCGTCGCCTTCTGGTCGTCCCTGATCGAGGCCACCTACCTGACCCTCAGGCCTCTTTCCCTGAGCTCGTCGATCGGAGGTGGCTCCTCCAGAGCGTCGATGGCCCTCGAAATCGTCAGCGAGAAGACGCGCCTCGTCAGCGTGACCACCTTCATCGACACAATCTCCAACGTCGTCCTGGCCAGCACAATCGGCCTCATCCTGTCCGACTTCTTCGGACCCCTCGGTTGGGTCATCAGCGTCGTCGCAGGCTCTTTCGTGATCATGACCTTGCTCTACCTCCTCCCCAAGGCCATAGGGATTGAGAACGCCCTTCGGATGTCGCTCTTCTTGGCCCCTTCCTCGAAGATGCTGATGGACGCCTTCGCCCCCCTCGCGGTCCCCATGACCAACTTCGCCCGCAACCTCTCGGAGAGGATCGTAGGGAAGCCCGGATACAGAGAGGTGGACCTCGCGGCCGAGTTCGAAGACGTGGTCACGATGCTCGAGAAGGCGGGGCACATCGAGCCGGACGCGGGCAGGCTCCTCCGGACTGCCCTGGCCTCCTCCAAGAGCAGCGCCCAGGAGGCGGCCACCCCCATCGGGCAGATCATCTCAATCGGCAGCGACTCCACGATTCTCGAGGCCCTCAAGCAGATGGGGGAAGCCAACCACCCCAGGATGCCGGTCTACGACACGAGGAAGAGGGTCTATGTCGGAGCAGTCACCTTCCGGACGCTCGCAAAGGCCCTGTCCCGGGGCCTCCTCGACTCCGAAATCCACGACTACATGATTCAACCCGCCCGGGTCCTGGCCGAGGACCCCCTGCCCACGGTCATGGAGAAGATGCAGGACTCTGCGGCCACGCTCGCGTTCGTCTATGAGGGGGAGAACATGGTCGGGATGATCACTCTCTCCGACATCATCGAGCAGGTCTTGGGAGTGAAAGTCTGA
- the pyrH gene encoding UMP kinase produces MKTVLRIGGSVLGSPPSAKVVDGYAEVVSDLNYEGHSVAVVVGGGQVSREYIRSAAQMGLSSYQQDTIAIHASRLNARLVAMKLGGVSSVPTSIDGMLQRLSRNRVAVMGGLKPGITTDTVAAIVAQRWRADLMVKASDQKGIYTEDPRVNKNAKKLDHLTYDKMKQILGGSHKPGIHSIVDPVAVDQLVVSKVKLIVMNGADPRGVAKAVHGEKIGTLVS; encoded by the coding sequence ATGAAAACCGTCCTAAGAATCGGTGGTTCGGTGCTGGGCTCCCCGCCCTCCGCAAAGGTGGTCGACGGGTACGCTGAGGTAGTCTCCGACCTGAACTACGAGGGCCACTCGGTCGCAGTAGTGGTCGGAGGAGGTCAGGTCTCCAGGGAGTACATCAGATCGGCCGCGCAGATGGGCCTTTCCTCTTATCAGCAAGACACGATCGCAATCCACGCATCCAGGCTCAACGCCCGCCTGGTCGCCATGAAGCTCGGCGGGGTCAGCTCCGTCCCAACTTCGATCGACGGCATGCTCCAGCGCCTCTCGAGGAACAGGGTCGCGGTGATGGGCGGCCTGAAGCCCGGCATCACCACCGATACGGTCGCAGCGATAGTGGCTCAAAGATGGCGGGCGGACCTCATGGTCAAGGCCTCCGACCAGAAAGGGATCTACACCGAAGACCCGAGGGTCAACAAGAACGCCAAGAAGCTCGACCACCTCACCTACGACAAGATGAAGCAGATCCTAGGAGGGTCTCACAAGCCCGGCATCCACAGCATCGTCGACCCCGTCGCGGTGGACCAGCTGGTGGTGTCAAAGGTCAAACTCATTGTTATGAACGGCGCCGACCCCAGGGGGGTCGCGAAGGCCGTCCATGGCGAAAAGATAGGCACGCTTGTCAGCTGA
- a CDS encoding peptide chain release factor aRF-1: MPALSTKADSVRLYKVRKLISELSSKEGRGTELVSLYVPPKKPVHEVISNLREEWGTAGNIKSDTTRNHVQDALTKTMQRLKLYRTVPETGLVIFSGALPTNGLGSEVVNVYEIIPPKPVTAYLYQCDDHFHLEWLKDMLRAEKVYGILAIDASEAGLGILSGDRLEIPDVLTSGISGKTRKGGQSARRYERGREMELTYYYHRVADHATRVFIDGGKVTGMIVGGPGPTKEEFLKGGFLHYELQKKILVTLDLGYSGREGVRELVEKAADTLKDVRLIEEKKFVQKFLGEVNKQGGLAVYGLPRVLEALQKASADVVLVSEDLDTVKVEAKCKKCGTVKSQVVESAKKIRTKQEMLAVGCEKCGATDYEAWERDLVDVLEELAFQAGSKVEVISSGTEEGSMFKTFGGVAALLRYR, encoded by the coding sequence ATTCCAGCATTGTCGACAAAGGCCGATTCTGTCAGGCTATACAAGGTAAGGAAGCTCATCTCAGAGCTGAGCAGCAAGGAGGGGAGGGGGACCGAGCTCGTGTCTCTCTACGTCCCGCCCAAGAAGCCGGTGCACGAGGTGATCTCCAATCTTAGGGAGGAGTGGGGGACTGCAGGCAACATCAAGTCCGACACGACCAGGAACCACGTCCAGGACGCCCTGACCAAGACCATGCAGAGGCTCAAGCTGTACAGGACTGTCCCAGAGACTGGCCTGGTCATCTTCTCAGGGGCTCTCCCGACCAACGGGTTGGGGAGCGAGGTGGTCAACGTGTACGAGATCATCCCGCCGAAGCCTGTCACGGCCTACCTCTACCAGTGCGACGACCACTTCCACCTGGAGTGGCTCAAGGACATGCTCAGGGCGGAGAAGGTCTACGGGATCCTCGCGATAGACGCGAGCGAGGCAGGGCTGGGCATACTCAGCGGAGACAGGCTGGAGATTCCTGACGTGCTCACCTCCGGCATTTCGGGGAAGACGAGGAAGGGGGGCCAGTCAGCCCGGAGGTACGAGAGGGGCCGAGAGATGGAGCTGACGTACTACTACCACAGGGTCGCCGACCATGCGACCAGGGTCTTCATCGACGGAGGGAAGGTGACTGGGATGATAGTGGGAGGGCCCGGGCCGACCAAGGAGGAGTTCCTGAAGGGGGGGTTTCTGCACTATGAGCTGCAGAAGAAGATCCTCGTCACCCTGGACTTGGGATACTCGGGGCGAGAGGGGGTCAGGGAGCTGGTGGAGAAGGCAGCGGACACACTGAAGGACGTGAGGCTAATCGAGGAGAAGAAATTTGTCCAGAAGTTCCTGGGGGAGGTCAACAAGCAGGGCGGCCTGGCGGTCTACGGCCTTCCGAGGGTTCTGGAAGCGCTCCAGAAGGCGAGCGCGGACGTAGTCCTGGTCTCCGAGGACTTGGACACGGTGAAGGTCGAGGCGAAGTGCAAGAAGTGCGGGACTGTCAAGAGTCAGGTCGTGGAGTCGGCCAAGAAGATCAGGACGAAGCAGGAGATGCTCGCCGTGGGCTGCGAGAAGTGCGGCGCGACGGACTACGAGGCATGGGAGAGGGACTTGGTGGACGTGCTGGAGGAGCTGGCTTTCCAGGCAGGGTCCAAAGTCGAAGTGATCTCGTCCGGGACGGAGGAGGGGAGCATGTTCAAGACCTTCGGGGGCGTCGCCGCCCTGCTCAGGTACAGGTAG
- a CDS encoding DUF4382 domain-containing protein has translation MSPRTKAATYGLAGVALAGLILLSGSGLGLYTGEFNPSSPGFLSIMLTDPPNIPDGVTAVYITYSDVAVHERGLGSAGWFSTGSSGTIETLGLVNLSQTISAGSVPSGRYNLLAFNISSALVKYQGANYSATVNSGKLVVPLLGGLTINSTDPAAAVVDIQPTVLNLGNATNPDFVITTGARAFQVPSHEVLEQMRHVGFRASLLGRPWFRSFITSNPDNLTLGSVSLSAASFSFSATNPSSDPVTLKLVIIAEVTPMALPSVALASLPRAAVFVIGPNGSLTLLNLTTGQGGPQGLVKTALQSSGYTLLGGNTTTFSYSGTISTLLGRSGIRAGAAYYVVVVGSHVLAAQSVLAS, from the coding sequence TTGAGCCCCAGAACAAAGGCGGCGACCTACGGACTGGCCGGGGTCGCGCTCGCAGGCCTCATTCTCCTCTCAGGGTCGGGCCTGGGCCTCTATACGGGCGAATTCAACCCCTCCTCTCCCGGATTCCTCTCGATAATGCTGACCGACCCGCCCAACATCCCGGACGGTGTCACAGCAGTCTACATCACCTACTCAGATGTGGCCGTGCACGAAAGGGGCCTCGGCTCCGCAGGCTGGTTCTCGACAGGCTCCTCGGGCACCATCGAGACCCTCGGGCTCGTGAACCTCAGCCAGACGATCTCCGCGGGCAGCGTCCCTAGCGGGAGGTACAACCTCCTCGCCTTCAACATATCATCCGCTCTAGTGAAGTACCAGGGCGCCAACTACAGCGCGACCGTCAACAGCGGCAAGCTTGTGGTCCCCCTGCTCGGCGGCCTGACGATTAACTCCACCGACCCAGCAGCTGCCGTGGTCGACATCCAGCCGACGGTCCTCAACCTCGGCAACGCCACCAACCCGGACTTCGTGATTACCACCGGCGCTAGGGCGTTCCAGGTCCCCTCGCACGAGGTGCTGGAGCAGATGAGGCACGTCGGCTTCAGGGCGTCTCTGCTTGGTCGTCCGTGGTTCCGGTCCTTCATCACATCTAATCCCGACAACCTAACGCTGGGCTCCGTCTCCCTTTCCGCCGCTTCCTTCAGCTTCTCCGCGACCAACCCGTCCTCCGACCCCGTGACCCTGAAACTGGTCATAATCGCGGAGGTCACTCCGATGGCCCTCCCATCGGTGGCTCTGGCCTCGCTTCCCCGGGCCGCTGTCTTCGTGATTGGACCCAACGGCTCGCTCACGCTCCTCAACCTGACCACCGGACAGGGAGGGCCCCAGGGACTCGTCAAGACCGCGCTCCAGTCGTCCGGCTACACGCTACTTGGAGGCAACACCACGACCTTCAGCTACTCCGGCACGATCTCGACCCTTTTGGGCCGGTCGGGGATCAGGGCAGGAGCCGCATACTACGTGGTGGTAGTGGGCTCGCACGTCCTGGCGGCCCAGAGCGTTCTCGCTTCCTAG
- the ychF gene encoding redox-regulated ATPase YchF — MRIGLIGKTNAGKTTLFNSMTLLSGEVSNYPFTTKTPETGVASAVTPCVHKEFALTDSPMNSKCEDGWRFIPVEVTDLPGLIKGAWMGKGLGNQFLSVAAQSDALLHVVDASGSVDKDGKISDPGTGDPMADFADVELELVLWYTKLFTQNLPKISKLSKTPGYGVPNAVEEVMQGIGVRKEHVVMAMNDAGLMDKPFDSWNEKEAQAFCWSLREYSKPTLLIANKMDLPFAAENFRKLREKFKGLIVVPTSGEAELTLRRAEGRHLIRYIPGEERFEILKPQELNDAQRSALAYIKRKVFGEYLRTGVQFALNIEVFKLLKMNAIYPVADAQKLTDTHGRVLPDVYLMPTGSTVEELAKAVHTDLVKGLVYAVDVRTGLHLPTNYVLRDRDVLSIVSTAKRS; from the coding sequence ATCAGAATCGGACTGATAGGGAAGACGAACGCCGGGAAGACGACGCTCTTCAACTCGATGACCCTTCTTTCGGGCGAGGTTTCTAACTATCCGTTCACGACCAAGACCCCCGAGACGGGGGTCGCGAGCGCTGTGACGCCCTGTGTCCACAAGGAGTTCGCGCTCACCGACAGCCCGATGAACTCGAAGTGCGAGGACGGGTGGAGGTTCATCCCTGTGGAGGTCACTGACCTGCCGGGATTGATCAAGGGCGCGTGGATGGGCAAGGGGCTCGGGAACCAGTTCCTCAGCGTCGCCGCCCAGTCGGACGCCCTGCTCCACGTGGTGGACGCCTCCGGGAGCGTGGACAAGGACGGGAAGATTTCGGACCCGGGGACGGGGGACCCGATGGCCGACTTCGCGGACGTCGAGCTGGAGCTTGTGCTCTGGTACACGAAGCTCTTCACCCAGAACCTGCCGAAGATCTCCAAACTCTCGAAGACGCCGGGATATGGGGTGCCGAACGCTGTGGAGGAGGTGATGCAGGGAATCGGCGTCCGGAAGGAGCACGTGGTGATGGCGATGAACGACGCAGGGCTGATGGACAAGCCCTTCGATTCTTGGAACGAGAAGGAAGCCCAGGCCTTCTGCTGGTCGCTAAGGGAGTATTCGAAGCCGACGCTGCTCATTGCCAACAAGATGGACCTGCCGTTCGCAGCTGAGAACTTCAGGAAGCTGAGGGAGAAGTTCAAGGGCCTGATCGTAGTGCCTACGAGCGGAGAGGCAGAGCTGACCCTGCGGCGGGCTGAGGGAAGGCACCTGATCAGGTACATCCCAGGCGAGGAGAGGTTCGAGATCCTGAAGCCCCAGGAACTGAACGACGCGCAGAGGAGCGCGCTGGCCTACATCAAGAGGAAAGTCTTCGGGGAGTACCTGAGGACGGGCGTCCAGTTCGCCCTGAACATCGAGGTCTTCAAGCTCCTGAAGATGAATGCGATCTATCCGGTCGCCGACGCGCAGAAGCTCACCGACACGCACGGGCGGGTCCTGCCTGATGTCTACTTGATGCCCACGGGCTCCACGGTCGAGGAGCTTGCGAAGGCGGTCCACACAGACCTGGTCAAAGGGTTGGTGTATGCTGTCGACGTGAGGACCGGGCTGCACCTGCCCACCAACTACGTGCTGAGGGACAGGGACGTCCTCTCGATAGTCTCGACGGCGAAGAGAAGTTAG
- the priX gene encoding DNA primase noncatalytic subunit PriX, whose protein sequence is MSYGRPLLSELELKYPFAPSSRRFFESIPVEDGLNSREVVDQTGSRLLSALGRAKYEPHISELTEFSSFFAAALVASQDPVLTSRFSKKEAERAKEHFLAEAPKAKAVALAECFGAAVMLEESQNEGRRYSMPFEVYLSVVSKHELGKNPKWKLARQPLSAGTVHLTENMVNDFFGDCAQAAIGDGVRNLRKAQLPKQLLGVRAEVIQYVPAPRPRSGKGYLYVEDLLKHPVSDGRHRLVWLVLAPYMVNVKKVDDTEAVEKIRAFVAAAGETSAMRRFVEYNVKRARRNGLLPPTFSTLKLEHPDIFGLLPKEVVAAEVAKQK, encoded by the coding sequence ATGTCGTACGGAAGGCCCCTACTGTCGGAGTTGGAACTCAAGTATCCGTTTGCGCCGAGCTCGAGGAGGTTCTTCGAGTCGATACCTGTGGAGGACGGGCTCAACAGCAGGGAGGTCGTCGATCAGACCGGAAGTCGGCTCTTGAGCGCCCTGGGGCGGGCCAAGTATGAACCGCACATATCGGAGTTGACGGAGTTTTCGAGTTTCTTTGCCGCCGCCCTGGTCGCGAGCCAGGACCCTGTGCTGACTTCTCGGTTCTCGAAGAAGGAAGCGGAGAGGGCAAAGGAACACTTCCTGGCGGAGGCCCCCAAGGCGAAGGCAGTCGCCCTGGCAGAGTGCTTCGGGGCAGCGGTCATGCTCGAGGAGAGTCAGAACGAAGGCAGGAGATACTCGATGCCCTTCGAAGTCTATCTCTCGGTCGTGTCGAAGCATGAGCTGGGCAAGAACCCGAAGTGGAAGCTTGCAAGGCAGCCGCTATCGGCGGGGACAGTCCACCTCACCGAGAACATGGTCAACGATTTCTTCGGCGACTGCGCCCAAGCCGCCATCGGGGACGGGGTCAGGAACCTCCGCAAGGCGCAGCTGCCGAAGCAGCTCTTGGGCGTGAGGGCTGAGGTCATCCAGTACGTCCCAGCTCCGAGGCCCAGGAGCGGGAAGGGCTACCTCTACGTCGAGGACCTTCTGAAACATCCGGTCTCAGACGGGAGGCACAGGCTCGTGTGGTTGGTATTGGCTCCTTACATGGTCAACGTCAAGAAGGTGGACGACACGGAGGCAGTAGAGAAGATAAGAGCGTTCGTCGCCGCGGCGGGAGAAACGAGTGCCATGAGGCGGTTCGTGGAGTACAACGTCAAGAGGGCACGGAGGAACGGCCTGCTCCCGCCGACCTTCTCGACCCTGAAGCTGGAGCATCCGGACATCTTCGGGCTCCTGCCCAAGGAAGTGGTGGCCGCCGAAGTCGCGAAACAGAAGTGA
- a CDS encoding aldo/keto reductase has protein sequence MGTYYDPAWIATAFLGWKRGAAEKVRALSVGFDAGVTMVDTAEIYQSEPLVGKALRGRKRDELFVATKVWSSHLRREAMVRSFERSLRRLGTEYIDLYQVHWPNPGVPIRETMGAMEELVNRGKLRHIGVSNFSLAQIREAQEALPKSEFRMGTYRHRSAGTRRGLPVIA, from the coding sequence ATGGGGACATACTACGACCCGGCCTGGATTGCGACCGCATTTCTAGGATGGAAGAGGGGAGCCGCGGAGAAGGTTAGGGCGTTGAGTGTGGGGTTCGATGCGGGGGTAACAATGGTTGACACCGCCGAGATCTATCAGTCGGAGCCCTTGGTCGGCAAGGCCCTTCGGGGAAGGAAGAGGGACGAGCTCTTCGTGGCTACCAAGGTCTGGTCGAGCCATCTGCGCAGGGAGGCGATGGTGAGGTCGTTCGAAAGAAGTCTTCGTCGCCTGGGGACGGAGTACATCGACCTGTATCAGGTTCACTGGCCCAACCCTGGCGTCCCGATTAGGGAGACCATGGGCGCGATGGAGGAGCTCGTGAACAGAGGGAAGCTCAGACACATAGGGGTCAGCAACTTCAGCCTTGCTCAGATCAGGGAGGCACAGGAGGCCCTGCCCAAGAGCGAGTTCCGCATGGGAACTTACAGACATCGAAGTGCGGGAACTAGACGAGGGCTTCCGGTAATCGCTTAA
- a CDS encoding 7-cyano-7-deazaguanine synthase has translation MISGGVDSVTTAYYVSKVLKPKEQILLFCDYKQRTYQYEEFCIKKIAEALGKPLKLVDLRWLGDISTSALTHPEIEIGPTKESDLWDPDKARQRILKWWDPCRNALLLLVGLSHAESLYISTGARYDVHIGIRRETPVAMKDNTPEFLEEMNRMAEQATHHGGYRLLAPLITYDKDKVVKLGEELGVPWEYTYSCYAGHGFLEVSGRRLPVHCGVCSNCARRKVAFRDAGVKDPSLYNA, from the coding sequence ATGATCTCCGGGGGAGTTGACTCGGTCACCACAGCGTACTATGTCAGCAAGGTCCTGAAGCCCAAGGAGCAGATCCTGCTCTTCTGCGACTACAAGCAGAGGACCTACCAGTACGAGGAGTTCTGCATCAAGAAGATCGCGGAAGCGTTGGGCAAGCCCCTCAAGCTTGTCGACCTCAGGTGGCTCGGGGACATCAGTACGTCAGCGCTGACCCATCCGGAGATAGAGATTGGTCCGACCAAGGAGTCAGACCTCTGGGACCCGGACAAGGCGAGGCAGAGGATCCTGAAGTGGTGGGACCCCTGCAGGAACGCGCTCCTCCTCCTGGTGGGGCTTTCGCATGCAGAGTCGCTGTACATATCGACCGGCGCCAGGTACGACGTGCACATAGGAATCCGACGGGAGACGCCCGTCGCGATGAAAGACAACACGCCCGAGTTCCTCGAAGAGATGAACAGGATGGCCGAGCAGGCCACCCATCACGGAGGGTACAGGCTCCTAGCGCCCCTGATCACTTACGACAAGGACAAGGTCGTCAAGCTCGGGGAAGAGCTCGGTGTCCCCTGGGAGTACACCTACAGCTGCTACGCTGGGCACGGCTTCCTAGAGGTCAGCGGAAGGAGGCTCCCGGTGCACTGTGGGGTCTGTTCGAACTGCGCAAGGAGGAAGGTGGCTTTCAGGGACGCGGGGGTAAAGGACCCCTCGCTCTACAACGCATGA
- a CDS encoding valine--tRNA ligase yields MRQMWDYEPLFEFKPRKNKSSNFVMDTPPPYPSGKPWHPGALTQYSQIDMMARSARMRGLEVLYPVGIDRNGLPVEIFAERKYRVQMRKTPREEFINLCKHALDDLEAYMVGLLKTLGISGDFRNKYRTDSEDYRKLTQWSFIELWKKGLVYLANRPNNYCVDCNTTIADAEIEYEELPTYLVTNTFKVKDAKGELPVATTRPELLATCQMLLVNPTDARYKKFIGKTAVVPLYNKEVPIKAHRSVDAKFGSGVVMVCSYGDYNDVLMFREFKLKETVAIDMEGKMTAVTGKYVGIAVKDARAQIIQDLQDMGVATKVEQIQHRTPLCERSRTPIEIVPMEEYYLKQLSFKPALRKLAKQIEFHPEMHRQILLDWIDVLTTDYPISRRRYYSTEIPVWFCSKCNTPHLPRPGVYYRPWRDEAPFKKCKKCGNTKFVGDSRTFDTWMDSSLSTMYITKYLKSKRFHSLTFPTTIRMQGKDIVRTWLYYSLLKSYQLTGKAPFKHAWVGGLGQDSQGRAMRKSLGNFVDVEPVLARTGADAFRLWGASEAGQGFDFRFSEERIVGAGKFLNKLWNTSRFISSFPVPESAQLTWTDKWMLNELGKLTEECVKAYERFDVFTVSTRIREFLWNVFASNYLEMAKGRAYGDGVPKEEQEAAWYTLHKVVKGLLLLLAPITPYITDYIWRKQYGASSIHLEAFPQAERFEVSEKVSQSIMEYNAVVWKTKRERGLALKDSIAKRVPANLKHFEKDLVRMHHLT; encoded by the coding sequence ATGAGGCAGATGTGGGACTACGAGCCGCTGTTCGAGTTCAAGCCCAGGAAGAACAAGAGCTCCAACTTCGTGATGGACACGCCGCCGCCCTACCCCTCGGGGAAGCCCTGGCATCCGGGGGCGCTGACGCAGTATTCACAGATCGACATGATGGCCAGGTCGGCGAGGATGAGGGGTCTCGAGGTCCTCTACCCTGTGGGGATTGACCGGAACGGGTTGCCCGTCGAAATCTTCGCGGAGCGCAAGTACAGGGTCCAGATGAGGAAGACTCCCAGGGAAGAGTTCATCAATCTCTGCAAGCACGCGCTGGACGACCTCGAGGCCTACATGGTCGGCCTCCTGAAGACCCTGGGCATCTCCGGGGATTTCCGGAACAAGTACAGGACCGACTCCGAGGACTACCGCAAGCTGACGCAGTGGTCGTTCATTGAGCTCTGGAAGAAAGGCCTGGTGTATCTGGCGAATAGGCCTAACAACTACTGCGTGGATTGCAACACGACCATCGCAGACGCCGAGATCGAGTACGAGGAGCTGCCGACGTATCTGGTCACCAACACTTTCAAGGTCAAGGACGCAAAGGGAGAGCTCCCCGTAGCGACCACCAGGCCCGAACTGCTGGCGACGTGCCAGATGCTCCTGGTGAACCCGACGGACGCGAGGTACAAGAAGTTCATCGGGAAGACGGCCGTCGTCCCTCTGTACAACAAGGAGGTGCCCATCAAGGCGCACCGGAGCGTGGACGCGAAGTTCGGGAGCGGAGTAGTGATGGTCTGCAGCTACGGAGACTATAACGATGTCCTGATGTTCAGGGAGTTCAAGCTGAAGGAGACTGTGGCCATCGACATGGAGGGGAAGATGACCGCCGTGACTGGAAAGTACGTCGGGATCGCGGTCAAGGACGCCAGGGCACAAATCATCCAGGACCTACAGGACATGGGCGTCGCTACGAAGGTGGAGCAGATCCAGCACAGGACTCCCCTCTGCGAGAGGAGCAGGACCCCAATCGAGATCGTCCCGATGGAGGAGTATTACCTCAAGCAGCTCAGCTTCAAGCCGGCTCTTAGGAAGCTAGCGAAGCAGATCGAGTTCCATCCAGAGATGCACAGGCAGATCCTGCTTGACTGGATCGACGTCCTGACTACCGACTATCCCATCTCGAGGAGGAGGTACTACTCCACAGAAATCCCCGTATGGTTCTGCAGCAAGTGCAACACTCCACACCTGCCGAGGCCCGGCGTCTACTACAGGCCCTGGAGGGACGAGGCGCCCTTCAAGAAGTGCAAGAAGTGCGGCAACACGAAGTTCGTCGGCGACTCGAGGACATTCGACACCTGGATGGACTCGAGCCTCTCCACGATGTACATCACGAAGTACCTGAAGAGCAAGCGCTTCCATTCGCTCACCTTCCCGACCACCATCAGGATGCAGGGGAAGGACATCGTGAGGACCTGGCTCTACTATTCGTTGCTGAAGTCCTACCAGCTGACCGGCAAGGCCCCGTTCAAGCACGCGTGGGTCGGAGGCCTGGGACAGGACTCTCAGGGGAGGGCGATGAGGAAGAGTCTTGGCAACTTCGTGGACGTGGAGCCGGTGTTGGCGAGGACCGGCGCGGATGCGTTCAGGCTCTGGGGCGCCTCGGAGGCCGGGCAAGGGTTCGACTTCCGGTTCAGCGAGGAGAGGATCGTGGGGGCTGGAAAGTTCCTCAACAAGCTGTGGAATACGAGCCGGTTCATCAGCTCCTTCCCTGTGCCTGAGTCTGCTCAGCTGACATGGACGGACAAGTGGATGCTCAACGAACTAGGGAAGCTGACCGAGGAGTGCGTGAAGGCGTACGAGAGGTTCGACGTGTTCACAGTCTCCACGAGGATCAGGGAGTTCCTTTGGAACGTCTTCGCCTCGAACTACCTCGAGATGGCGAAGGGAAGGGCCTACGGGGACGGCGTGCCCAAGGAGGAACAGGAGGCCGCCTGGTACACCCTGCACAAGGTGGTGAAGGGCTTGCTTCTCTTGCTCGCACCGATTACGCCCTACATCACGGACTACATCTGGAGGAAGCAGTACGGCGCATCGAGCATCCACCTGGAGGCCTTCCCCCAGGCCGAACGGTTCGAGGTGAGCGAGAAGGTCAGCCAGAGCATTATGGAGTACAACGCCGTGGTCTGGAAGACCAAGAGGGAAAGGGGACTCGCGCTCAAGGACTCGATAGCCAAGAGGGTCCCCGCGAATCTCAAGCACTTCGAGAAGGACCTCGTGCGCATGCACCACCTTACCTAG